One Eremothecium cymbalariae DBVPG#7215 chromosome 2, complete sequence DNA window includes the following coding sequences:
- the FPY1 gene encoding flavin adenine dinucleotide pyrophosphatase (similar to Ashbya gossypii AFL130C) — protein MLVLRNTVNCGLRLRRITRASVLNMPTACIVIIADEVLNSKITDTNCRFFAKYCYRSGISLKEIVTIGDSKEQIIETLKRVRNNYDLIVTSGGIGPTHDDITYESIAESFGLPVKLNLECQERMRRLSNPESLHSGEALKDYYRMATLPFGDNVHNYYVFDNLWVPVCSINKQVYILPGIPQLFERLVEAMTAVWKETYNIDLEGGSSFKRYFVKTARRESAISSYLRAIQEEAYKVCPDINIGSYPHYGMGFNTVSISGSQKDDEFLRSLAARTAKSLDGTEISEEEESKYSETRAAAE, from the coding sequence ATGCTGGTTTTAAGAAACACGGTAAATTGTGGTTTGAGATTGAGGCGCATTACGAGGGCAAGCGTATTAAATATGCCAACAGCTTGTATTGTTATAATAGCAGATGAGGTTCTCAACAGCAAGATTACAGATACCAACTGTAGGTTCTTTGCGAAGTACTGCTATCGGTCAGGAATATCATTGAAGGAAATAGTCACAATTGGAGACAGCAAAGAACAGATCATAGAGACTTTAAAAAGGGTTCGGAATAATTATGATCTAATAGTTACTTCAGGTGGGATAGGGCCTACGCATGACGATATAACATACGAGTCAATAGCGGAGAGTTTTGGTCTACCAGTGAAGCTTAATCTAGAGTGTCAAGAGCGTATGAGGAGATTATCGAACCCTGAGTCTCTTCATTCTGGGGAAGCACTAAAAGATTATTATCGTATGGCGACTCTGCCATTTGGAGATAATGTTCACAATTACtatgtttttgataatcTATGGGTTCCAGTGTGTTCTATTAATAAGCAGGTTTATATATTGCCTGGGATACCGCAATTATTTGAGCGACTTGTGGAGGCTATGACGGCAGTGTGGAAAGAAACTTATAATATAGATCTCGAAGGGGGTAGTTCTTTCAAACGTTATTTCGTTAAGACGGCACGCAGAGAGTCTGCGATATCATCTTACTTACGTGCAATTCAGGAGGAGGCATACAAAGTGTGTCCAGATATAAACATTGGTTCATACCCACATTATGGAATGGGGTTTAATACTGTTAGTATTTCTGGAAGTCAGAAGGACGATGAATTTTTGAGGTCGCTCGCCGCTAGAACGGCTAAGTCCCTTGATGGGACAGAGAtctcagaagaagaagaaagtaAGTATTCGGAAACTAGAGCTGCGGCTGAGTAA
- the MMT2 gene encoding Mmt2p (similar to Ashbya gossypii AFL128C) — translation MMKLGLPVLSKFGANLPFFWTRTQKLNISTRLLKGVNGTKGEGFGKETKKGHLESELEGNPEFHRLAEEYHAHDHLHLKDSETEKPNTLNLGTMATRVGQHAHFHAHSHVNPLLVLSKEEFRKNPGVRITWIGLASNVGLAVGKFVGGVVFNSQALIADAVHALSDLVSDFLTLFSVSLASRKPTKDYPYGYGKIETVGSLAVSSILTMAGISIGWSSLCAILGPFVPHAILEVFTAHSHLHSHTQDITNINAAWIAGGSIILKEWIFRATKKVATQTNSNVLMANAWHHRVDSLTSLVALVTISSAYFFNMQSLDAVGGLLVSALVVNAGYKGMKISVKELVDHSLPPTDAKYLELQQITTQTLNQMLSNNNAKRPYSLKELVVLMSGPNVHSQMVIEAPLQRWGNVLSTSEFELVTDHVRSVLYDKIPNLKKVHIEFTEEKSENKLQQQQKGSPTHDPSVEHKHSDHCDGHSNSHSGCSHIHKH, via the coding sequence ATGATGAAACTTGGACTACCCGTATTATCCAAGTTTGGAGCAAATTTGCCCTTCTTTTGGACTAGAACGCAGAAGTTGAATATTTCGACACGTCTGTTGAAAGGGGTTAACGGTACGAAGGGAGAGGGATTTGGAAAAGAGACGAAGAAGGGACATTTAGAGAGTGAATTAGAAGGGAATCCCGAGTTTCATAGGTTGGCTGAAGAATACCATGCCCATGATCATCTCcatttgaaagattctGAAACAGAAAAACCTAATACTCTCAATTTGGGGACTATGGCGACGAGGGTTGGTCAGCATGCTCATTTCCATGCTCACAGTCATGTGAATCCCTTACTTGTACTGAGCAAAGAAGAGTTTCGGAAAAATCCAGGGGTGCGGATCACTTGGATTGGGCTTGCTAGTAATGTTGGACTTGCAGTTGGTAaatttgttggtggtgttgTGTTCAATTCTCAGGCGTTAATAGCCGATGCTGTTCATGCTCTGAGCGATTTGGTGTCAGACTTTTTGACACTTTTCTCTGTGTCGTTGGCCTCACGGAAGCCCACAAAGGACTATCCTTACGGTTATGGGAAAATCGAGACAGTAGGTTCGCTGGCAGTGTCCTCGATTCTAACGATGGCAGGTATATCAATTGGATGGTCATCGCTCTGTGCAATTTTAGGGCCTTTCGTTCCTCATGCTATATTGGAGGTATTTACTGCCCACTCTCATTTACATAGCCACACGCAGGATATTACCAATATAAACGCTGCTTGGATTGCAGGAGgttcaataatattaaagGAATGGATTTTTCGTGCAACCAAGAAGGTAGCAACACAAACCAACTCTAATGTACTAATGGCAAATGCGTGGCACCATAGAGTGGATTCTTTGACATCCCTAGTTGCCCTAGTGACGATTTCTTCTGCTTATTTCTTTAACATGCAATCTCTAGATGCAGTTGGGGGTCTCCTAGTTTCTGCCCTTGTTGTTAATGCCGGATACAAGGGTATGAAAATATCAGTTAAAGAACTAGTCGATCATTCATTACCACCAACGGACGCCAAATACTTGGAACTGCAGCAAATTACTACACAGACATTGAATCAGATGCTCTCAAATAATAACGCTAAACGACCATATAGTCTGAAGGAGCTCGTTGTGCTAATGTCTGGTCCAAACGTTCATTCCCAAATGGTCATTGAAGCTCCTCTTCAAAGGTGGGGAAATGTATTATCGACAAGCGAATTCGAATTAGTTACCGACCATGTGCGTTCAGTGTTGTACGATAAGATTCCAAATCTAAAGAAAGTTCATATTGAATTTACTGAAGAAAAGAGTGAAAATAAAttacaacagcaacaaaaaGGCTCTCCAACACATGACCCCTCCGTAGAACACAAACATAGTGATCACTGTGATGGCCACAGCAACTCACATTCAGGCTGTAGTCACATCCATAAGCACTAA
- the HOT1 gene encoding Hot1p (similar to Ashbya gossypii AFL124C), producing MIDPVTQIVAPSGEEAERRQSTTTMSLGMELQSEGGITSHKSTTHLQGVEAIVGVLANPANSVNLNSNIFTSSTAVEETNGSLVGGTGGGMHQQSQLVQPEPRYGGVSISETPASCNRLVLDNSAVDNQVPSNDGSANVFKVGDPAPTTVRLNQQLEEINARVILMEQTVSKLLYNFEQQHSTINAVRSENQEFTQSILKELRDIKNQLPIVDDPENNEKDRFVTDLLNSITNVSSNYLKKITSKNVQQFKRQRDIMSTGDIPSLNNLQQIPSFLSDVICQYPTHSSNGHFNTKNKTEFILDPNAIKKRRRVSVQRQPHQQQQQYQQQPQQQQQQQQQQQQQQQQQQQQQQQQQQQQQQQQQQQQQQQQQQQQQQQQQQQQQQDVPPPQIQSLENAQPEVQPQNISNTLPQSESHAETKPGSVSQSGDTEPYIENVPSSIQNYLLGLPTNLGVDSLGRPIPQTSALAEHKKNTHSTINNNLRRNTGSGFQIGSGDDENDIEDFSGEEEDGYLEDDEGARSQSQRTATTDDEPFQAENEEEDEIEDVKFVKAPRVLSPSRVHKFANSGSQVSVSGTPETHRLILKNNAKPYYLSNKKMHGRTSSLLDPTAEERLMNSLEYTMIKAPDSVQAIWDEYTIGVSGRPAIRYLEQKYGNKWRITRNKKTFARRKRIYKFILNGIKKGKSDGEMIEVLETRRLYKTDDGQVKKRTIGWLQQSLSGI from the coding sequence ATGATCGATCCCGTGACACAGATAGTAGCACCGTCTGGtgaagaagcagaaagaCGACAATCTACGACCACTATGAGTCTTGGTATGGAGCTTCAGAGTGAAGGTGGGATTACGAGCCATAAGAGCACGACGCATTTGCAAGGTGTAGAAGCTATAGTTGGTGTTTTAGCTAATCCTGCTAACTCGGTGAATTTGAATTCGAATATATTTACTAGTTCTACGGCTGTGGAGGAGACTAATGGTTCATTAGTTGGAGGCACAGGCGGCGGCATGCACCAGCAGTCTCAGCTAGTGCAGCCTGAGCCAAGGTATGGGGGTGTTTCTATCAGTGAGACGCCGGCTAGTTGCAACCGGCTAGTGTTGGATAACAGTGCAGTTGACAATCAAGTGCCTAGTAATGATGGTTCGGCAAACGTATTTAAAGTTGGGGATCCGGCTCCGACCACTGTTAGACTAAACCAACAACTTGAGGAAATCAATGCCAGGGTAATTCTGATGGAACAGACTGTTAGTAAGTTGCTGTACAATTTTGAACAGCAGCACAGCACAATTAACGCGGTAAGATCTGAGAATCAGGAGTTTACCCAGTCAATATTGAAAGAACTTCGAGATATAAAGAACCAGTTACCGATTGTAGATGATCCAGAGAATAATGAGAAGGATCGATTCGTTACTGATTTATTAAATTCAATTACTAATGTTAGCAGTAATTATCTCAAGAAAATAACATCCAAAAATGTACAACAGTTTAAGAGACAGCGTGATATAATGAGCACTGGCGATATTCCAAGCCTAAATAATTTACAGCAGATACCATCGTTTCTGTCGGATGTAATATGTCAATATCCTACACATTCATCCAATGGACACTTTAACACCAAGAATAAGACGGAATTCATTTTGGACCCCAATGCGATCAAGAAAAGGAGAAGGGTTTCAGTACAGAGGCAACCacatcaacagcagcagcaatatcagcaacagccacaacaacaacaacaacaacaacaacaacaacaacaacaacaacaacaacaacaacaacaacaacaacaacaacaacaacaacaacaacaacaacaacaacaacaacaacaacaacaacaacaacagcagcagcagcagcagcagcagcagcagcagcagcaggatGTACCTCCACCACAGATACAGTCCTTGGAAAACGCCCAACCTGAAGTTCAACCCCAAAATATTAGTAACACTTTGCCTCAATCGGAGTCACATGCAGAAACGAAACCAGGATCTGTTTCGCAAAGTGGAGACACAGAACCCtatattgaaaatgttccttcttcaattcaGAATTACCTTTTAGGACTACCTACAAATTTAGGTGTAGATAGTCTTGGCAGACCCATTCCTCAAACGTCTGCATTGGCGGAGCATAAAAAGAACACACATTCCACGATAAATAACAACTTAAGGAGAAATACAGGTTCCGGATTTCAAATAGGTTctggtgatgatgagaatgatattgaagatttttctggtgaggaagaagatggctatttagaagatgatgaaggcGCCAGAAGTCAAAGCCAGCGTACTGCAACGACTGATGATGAACCATTTCAAGCTGaaaacgaagaagaagatgaaattgaagatgtcAAATTTGTGAAGGCGCCCAGGGTATTATCACCAAGTAGGGTTCATAAATTTGCTAATAGCGGTAGTCAAGTTAGCGTCAGCGGCACCCCAGAAACCCATAGACTGATACTGAAAAACAATGCCAAACCATATTATTTGagcaacaaaaaaatgcaCGGCAGAACATCTTCTTTGCTCGATCCAACTGCTGAAGAACGTTTGATGAATTCTTTAGAATATACAATGATCAAGGCACCTGACAGTGTTCAAGCAATTTGGGATGAGTATACGATCGGTGTCAGTGGTAGACCTGCCATTAGATATTTAGAACAAAAGTATGGGAATAAATGGAGGATCACAAGGAATAAGAAAACATTTGCTAGAAGGAAACGCATCTACAAGTTTATCTTAAATGGCATTAAGAAAGGGAAAAGCGACGGCGAGATGATAGAAGTTTTGGAAACGAGGAGATTATATAAAACGGATGACGGGCAGGTAAAGAAGCGGACTATTGGATGGCTACAACAGAGTCTTTCCGGGATATGA
- the CHP1 gene encoding ribosome-associated Tef1p biogenesis chaperone CHP1 (similar to Ashbya gossypii AFL129W), translating into MSAFNAETADNLEDIEKQFAVVAVEQAETYWSLINKIPGSKLRLTQYDDEIYEAFKSHFPEYTDLDRLTKFDEAELKTKEAKERWRKFIALFEKKIDDFNFGTLLRTDSTKEYGQFTTCFAVRIQFYAFEIARNKNGLNDWAVGCK; encoded by the coding sequence ATGTCCGCATTCAATGCTGAAACTGCTGATaatttggaagatatcGAAAAGCAatttgctgttgttgctgttgagCAAGCGGAGACCTATTGGAGTTTGATCAATAAGATTCCAGGGTCGAAATTACGTTTAACGCAATATGACGATGAAATTTATGAGGCTTTTAAGAGCCATTTTCCAGAATATACAGATTTAGATAGATTGACCAAGTTTGATGAGGCCGAACTCAAAACGAAAGAAGCCAAGGAGAGATGGCGGAAGTTTATTGCATTATTTGAGAAGAAAATCGATGACTTCAACTTTGGTACGTTGTTGAGAACTGATAGTACTAAGGAGTACGGTCAGTTTACTACTTGTTTTGCCGTTAGAATCCAATTTTACGCATTTGAGATTGCCAGAAACAAGAATGGTTTGAACGATTGGGCTGTGGGTTGTAAATAG
- the DDR48 gene encoding DNA damage-responsive protein 48 (similar to Ashbya gossypii AFL125W), translating to MDLFNKVKSAIGEDNLSKLQEEVTQRISKTSLSDGKKNSKDTSEGGSYIGGKYGSTVNDDSVATDSYGSSNIGSQGFRNDENDDSKDYRKSESYNIRSDNDDDQFGSNNEPYSDNDGNYGSKTDSYGSSVNYGSKKSDSYGSRNDDDANNYGSKKSSSYGSRNDDNNYGSKNSGFHGSRNDDASGDKASGDYGTTSRTGDSIYNRGDCYGERNDNYNDN from the coding sequence ATGGatctttttaataaagtAAAGAGTGCAATTGGTGAGGATAATCTTAGCAAGTTGCAAGAGGAGGTGACGCAGAGGATTTCTAAGACGTCTCTTTCCGATGGTAAGAAAAATTCGAAGGATACCAGTGAAGGAGGCAGCTATATCGGCGGGAAGTATGGGTCTACTGTAAATGATGATTCGGTTGCGACTGATTCTTATGGAAGCAGTAATATTGGTTCTCAGGGATTTCGGAacgatgaaaatgatgattctAAGGATTACCGGAAATCTGAGTCCTATAATATACGCagtgataatgatgatgatcagtttGGCTCAAATAACGAACCTTACTCCGACAATGATGGAAATTATGGGTCGAAGACTGATTCCTATGGATCTAGTGTGAACTATGGTTCCAAGAAATCTGATTCTTACGGCTCCCGTAATGACGACGACGCCAACAACTATGGTTCCAAGAAATCCAGTTCGTACGGCTCCCGTAATGACGACAACAACTATGGTTCCAAGAATTCAGGGTTTCACGGTTCCCGTAATGACGATGCTAGCGGTGATAAGGCTTCTGGTGATTATGGTACTACATCAAGGACTGGCGATTCAATTTATAACAGAGGTGATTGCTACGGCGAACGCAATGACAATTATAATGATAACTAG
- the GRE1 gene encoding Gre1p (similar to Saccharomyces cerevisiae YPL223C GRE1), with product MSNILHKFTDKISEHTGGHQQGQQGQNLGRGRDQLGDQSSQGRQGGILSSDQYGEQNSGQYNSGQQQGSQYGSDQQQGSQYGSRQGQYESGQQGSQYGSGQQGVQRGQGRDTGSQWDDSTSGHQQDSTLGSGRYNQSGGMDEYDQSEGAYGKKGINRQHGMPSSGYNDTY from the coding sequence ATGTCTAACATTTTGCACAAGTTCACCGACAAGATCTCCGAGCACACCGGCGGCCACCAACAGGGCCAGCAGGGCCAAAATTTGGGCAGGGGCAGAGACCAGCTCGGTGACCAAAGCTCTCAGGGCAGACAAGGTGGTATCTTGTCATCTGACCAGTACGGTGAGCAAAACAGCGGCCAATATAACTCTGGTCAACAGCAGGGCAGCCAGTATGGCTCGGACCAGCAACAAGGGAGCCAGTATGGCTCTCGCCAAGGTCAATACGAATCTGGCCAGCAAGGCAGCCAGTATGGCTCTGGCCAGCAAGGTGTGCAAAGAGGACAGGGCAGAGACACTGGTTCTCAATGGGATGACTCAACCTCTGGTCACCAACAAGACTCTACATTGGGAAGTGGGCGCTACAACCAGTCCGGAGGTATGGATGAGTACGATCAAAGCGAAGGTGCCTACGGAAAGAAAGGAATCAACAGGCAACACGGAATGCCTTCATCCGGCTACAATGATACCTATTAA
- the FMP40 gene encoding Fmp40p (similar to Ashbya gossypii AFL123W): MADTRRILQALKECGTSSVIRYLTADHAIPTVSQGITVYLSKDAKMKSPFHTPRIVKNGDRCPHYAYVVPEVRRHYKPLLFSDRALNDLGLIKDDHLVEYCQGSKIYYDNDSNIFPYALAYAGFQFGEFAGQLGDGRVSNLFELRDSKGQCQVIQLKGSGLTPFSRFADGNAVLRSSIREFLVSETLHAIGIPTTRALQLTLLPGTKAKRGSLETCAMVTRFAPSWIRLGNFDLFRWRGDDKGLFQLTDYCIDHVFNKGENFPRNLSINVFSSDYFPDPDEKISEGSEDIDPVEDISLYDLFYRHVVNLNAECVAYWQAYGFCNGVLNTDNTSILGLSLDFGPFGFMDKYQPRYTPNHDDISYRYSFENQPSIIWWNLSKFAEALVLLLGSGTKDIETVKSIQKRSEFSAELVDSISQRATSIAHLSRNEYKFRFTAKYADLMAKRLGISLDLPSLTDDNVTQIAAKVREFMEKIVSPLLEILHVTQVDYNNFFVALQNYNGSFTDINNGIEGLDKNLVELFFTREQVQKLSVNYNRGVSDSGFSKILVETLGKLFVWTVHYKQYIPSYDKRYEIQRKVNPHFVPRNHIFEEVLDDIIYRQRDFLDDPDYTTDLDLLTKLYHMSTNPFEPELWKHYLDDSFVKKWVHGTTEMSNESCMKQCGCSS, encoded by the coding sequence ATGGCAGATACTCGAAGAATATTGCAAGCTCTTAAAGAGTGTGGGACTTCTAGCGTCATTCGGTATTTAACAGCTGACCATGCAATTCCGACGGTTAGCCAGGGGATAACAGTGTATCTTTCGAAGGATGCGAAAATGAAATCACCATTTCACACGCCCAGAATAGTGAAAAATGGTGACCGATGCCCTCATTATGCCTATGTTGTTCCTGAGGTAAGACGCCATTATAAGCCACTATTATTCTCGGACAGGGCTTTAAACGACCTGGGGCTTATTAAGGATGACCATTTGGTAGAGTATTGCCAGGGGTCTAAAATATACTACGATAATGATTCGAATATCTTTCCGTATGCCTTAGCCTATGCAGGCTTTCAATTTGGTGAGTTTGCAGGGCAGCTTGGGGATGGGCGTGTCTCAAACCTCTTTGAATTGCGGGATTCAAAGGGGCAGTGTCAGGTCATACAGTTAAAGGGGAGTGGTTTAACCCCATTTTCGCGGTTTGCTGATGGGAATGCAGTACTAAGGTCGAGTATTAGAGaatttttggtttcagaAACGTTGCATGCAATTGGGATTCCGACTACGAGGGCTCTACAGTTGACTCTACTTCCTGGCACAAAGGCAAAGAGGGGTAGTCTCGAAACGTGTGCCATGGTTACTAGATTTGCACCTTCCTGGATTCGATTAGGGAACTTTGATCTTTTCAGATGGAGAGGAGATGACAAAGGGCTCTTTCAGCTAACTGATTACTGTATTGACCATGTATTTAACAAGGGCGAGAACTTTCCAAGAAATCTATCAATTAACGTTTTTAGCTCAGATTATTTTCCTGATCCAGACGAGAAAATATCTGAAGGCTCTGAGGATATAGACCCAGTAGAAGACATATCTCTCTATGACTTGTTTTATCGCCATGTAGTCAATTTAAATGCAGAATGTGTTGCTTATTGGCAGGCCTATGGATTTTGTAATGGCGTCTTAAATACAGACAATACGTCAATTTTGGGTCTTTCTTTGGACTTTGGACCATTTGGATTTATGGACAAGTATCAGCCACGGTATACACCTAACCATGATGATATCAGCTATCgatattcttttgaaaaccaGCCTAGTATTATATGGTGGAATCTATCCAAATTTGCGGAAGCTTTAGTTTTACTTTTAGGGTCTGGAACAAAGGATATTGAAACAGTGAAGTCGATTCAGAAAAGATCAGAGTTTTCGGCTGAACTAGTAGACAGCATATCTCAACGTGCTACATCAATAGCTCATCTATCGCGGAATGAATACAAATTTCGATTCACAGCCAAATATGCAGATCTTATGGCTAAGCGTTTAGGTATTAGTCTCGATCTACCTTCTTTAACCGATGACAATGTTACCCAAATAGCCGCAAAAGTGAGAGAGTTTATGGAAAAGATAGTTTCCCCTTTGCTGGAAATCCTCCATGTTACTCAGGTAGATTACAATAATTTCTTTGTCGCACTTCAAAACTACAATGGTTCATTTACAGATATCAATAATGGCATTGAAGGGTTAGATAAGAATTTAGTTGAACTATTTTTTACCAGAGAGCAAGTTCAAAAGTTGTCTGTAAATTATAATAGAGGCGTTTCAGATTCTGgtttttccaaaatattggtCGAAACGTTAGGCAAACTCTTTGTATGGACTGTCCACTATAAACAATACATTCCCTCTTATGATAAACGATATGAAATTCAAAGGAAAGTAAACCCACATTTTGTTCCTCGAAACCacatatttgaagaagtacttgatgatataatataccGCCAAAGAGACTTTCTAGATGATCCGGACTATACTACCGATCTTGATCTACTAACGAAGTTGTATCATATGAGTACTAATCCTTTTGAGCCGGAGTTATGGAAACATTATTTAGATGATAGTTTTGTTAAAAAATGGGTACATGGTACAACAGAAATGAGCAACGAAAGTTGTATGAAGCAATGTGGTTGTTCCAGTTAA